A genomic region of Nymphaea colorata isolate Beijing-Zhang1983 chromosome 2, ASM883128v2, whole genome shotgun sequence contains the following coding sequences:
- the LOC116246849 gene encoding NADP-dependent D-sorbitol-6-phosphate dehydrogenase-like produces the protein MAITLSSGFKMPIMGLGVWRVEGNAMKDLVVNAIKLGYRHFDCAADYKNEAEVGEALEFAFQQGLVKREDLFITTKLWNSDHGHVLEACKDSLMKLKLDYLDLYLVHFPIATKHTGVGTTDSALDANGVLEIDTTISLETTWHAMEELVSMGLVRSIGISNFDIFLTRDCLAYSKVKPSVNQIETHPYFQREDLVKFCQKHGICVTAHTPLGGAAANTEWFGSVSCLEDPVLVDLAKNYDKTPAQLALRWGIQRKTVVIPKTSKFERLKENIEVFDFDISAEDMDTIKRMDRKLRTNQPAVFWGIDLFA, from the exons ATGGCGATCACTCTGAGCAGCGGATTCAAGATGCCCATAATGGGTTTGGGAGTGTGGCGTGTGGAGGGAAATGCCATGAAGGACCTCGTCGTCAACGCCATCAAGTTGGGCTACCGCCATTTTGACTGCGCAG CTGACTATAAGAATGAAGCAGAAGTTGGCGAGGCACTTGAATTTGCCTTTCAGCAAGGGCTTGTCAAAAGAGAAGACCTTTTCATAACCACTAAG CTCTGGAACTCGGATCATGGGCATGTTCTTGAAGCATGCAAAGACAGCTTAATGAAACTAAAGCTAGATTACTTAGATTTATACCTTGTCCACTTTCCCATTGCCACAAAACATACAG GGGTTGGAACAACAGACAGTGCTTTGGATGCCAATGGTGTGCTTGAGATAGACACTACCATATCATTGGAAACCACCTGGCATGCAATGGAAGAACTGGTTTCCATGGGTTTGGTTCGTAGCATTGGTATCAG CAATTTTGATATCTTTTTGACAAGGGATTGCCTTGCTTATTCAAAAGTGAAACCTTCGGTCAACCAGATAGAGACACACCCCTACTTTCAGCGTGAAGATCTTGTGAAATTCTGCCAAAAGCATGGGATCTGTGTTACTGCTCATACTCCTCTTGGTGGCGCTGCGGCCAATACAGAGTGGTTTGGTTCTGTTTCTTGCTTAGAAGATCCTGTTCTCGTG GATCTAGCCAAGAATTACGATAAGACACCTGCTCAGTTAGCCCTTCGGTGGGGCATACAGCGGAAGACTGTGGTTATTCCGAAGACTTCAAAATTTGAGAGGTTGAAGGAGAACATAGAGGTCTTTGATTTTGATATATCTGCTGAAGACATGGACACCATTAAGAGGATGGATCGAAAGCTTCGCACCAATCAACCAGCTGTATTCTGGGGAATTGATCTTTTTGCATAG
- the LOC116247123 gene encoding aldehyde oxidase GLOX-like gives MANPEEEEGNKIKNMGRLHQVQKPTTAAAVLLPLLLLLFLPPSAAFTPHRYYHHHRRPHQLNLTPQSAVSGGRDGGQWELLQRCIGVSAMHMILLHNDRVTIFDRTSGGPSNISFPNCDPAATSECTAHSVEYDVAANSVRPLTVLTDTWCSSGATLPDGKLVQTGGWTTGGRNVRVFQSCDDWNCDWQEIADGLAAPRWYASNHILPDGRQIIIGGRRQFTYEFYPKDSTNPGAIYFPFLHETFNYMSEDNLYPFVHLLPDGNLFVFANNQSIMFDYRRNAVVKRFPVMPGGGSRNYPSTGSSVMLPLVMNSDPAMIKVEVLICGGAPARSFFRAHNDGTFVDALSTCGRITVTDRTPEWSMETMPMPRVMSDMLLLPTGDVLIINGASSGTAGWESARKPVVSPVIYRTWRTSGSRFDLQNPTTIPRMYHSTAVLLRDGRVLVGGSNTHPRYNFTSLFPTDLSLERFSPDYCFSPSRPTILSPTSQTSLAYGQNFALEFSVSGVNPSEVPVSVSMVAPPFNTHSYSMNQRMLVLQWNGRVALAASSSSSPAYDVWVSAPPSSAVAPPGYYLLFVVVEDAASEGIWVHIQ, from the coding sequence ATGGCCAAtccagaggaagaggaaggcaaCAAGATAAAAAACATGGGCAGACTTCACCAAGTACAGAAACCAACAACTGCAGCAGCTGTGCTTCTGCCACTGCTGCTGTTGCTCTTCCTCCCACCTTCCGCCGCCTTCACTCCCCATCGCTACTATCACCATCATCGCCGCCCACACCAGTTGAATTTGACACCTCAATCTGCCGTCTCCGGCGGCCGCGACGGTGGTCAATGGGAGCTCCTTCAGCGTTGCATCGGCGTCTCGGCCATGCATATGATCCTCCTCCACAACGACCGGGTTACCATCTTCGACCGCACTAGCGGAGGCCCCTCCAACATCTCCTTCCCAAACTGCGACCCCGCTGCCACCTCCGAATGCACGGCCCACTCCGTCGAGTACGACGTCGCCGCCAACTCTGTCCGGCCATTAACTGTTCTAACTGATACTTGGTGCTCTTCCGGCGCCACTTTGCCAGATGGCAAGCTCGTCCAGACCGGCGGATGGACCACCGGCGGGCGCAACGTCCGTGTGTTCCAGTCGTGCGACGACTGGAATTGTGATTGGCAAGAGATTGCCGACGGCCTCGCTGCTCCGAGGTGGTACGCTTCCAATCACATTTTGCCGGACGGTCGCCAGATCATTATCGGCGGTCGCCGGCAATTCACATATGAATTCTACCCCAAGGACAGTACAAATCCTGGAGCGATTTACTTCCCGTTCCTTCACGAAACATTCAATTACATGTCGGAAGACAATCTCTATCCTTTCGTTCATTTGCTACCGGACGGAAACCTCTTCGTCTTCGCCAACAACCAATCCATAATGTTCGACTACCGGAGAAATGCCGTGGTGAAGAGATTCCCGGTGATGCCGGGGGGCGGATCCCGGAACTATCCAAGCACCGGATCTTCAGTAATGCTCCCGTTGGTGATGAATTCCGATCCCGCAATGATCAAGGTGGAAGTTCTGATATGCGGCGGCGCTCCTGCAAGGTCCTTTTTCCGCGCCCACAACGACGGTACATTTGTCGACGCACTTTCGACGTGCGGCCGGATAACGGTCACAGACAGGACGCCGGAATGGTCGATGGAGACAATGCCGATGCCGAGGGTGATGAGCGACATGCTGCTGCTCCCGACCGGCGACGTCCTCATAATCAATGGCGCATCTTCGGGAACTGCCGGCTGGGAGAGTGCCCGCAAGCCGGTGGTTTCTCCGGTCATCTACCGGACCTGGCGAACATCCGGTTCACGATTCGACCTACAGAACCCGACCACTATCCCCCGAATGTACCACTCCACGGCGGTGCTACTGCGGGATGGCCGGGTACTGGTCGGAGGCAGCAACACACACCCTAGATACAACTTCACCAGCCTCTTCCCCACGGACCTCAGCCTCGAGCGCTTCTCGCCAGACTATTGCTTTTCGCCGTCGCGGCCAACAATACTATCCCCAACCTCACAGACGTCTCTCGCCTACGGACAGAACTTCGCCTTGGAATTCTCCGTTTCCGGCGTGAACCCGTCGGAAGTGCCTGTCTCTGTTAGCATGGTGGCGCCTCCCTTCAACACACACTCTTATTCCATGAACCAAAGGATGTTGGTGCTGCAGTGGAATGGGAGAGTCGCCTTGGCTGCCTCTTCGAGCTCAAGTCCTGCCTATGATGTATGGGTATCGGCGCCGCCGTCGTCAGCGGTGGCGCCGCCAGGGTACTATCTTCTGTTTGTGGTGGTGGAAGACGCGGCTAGCGAGGGAATATGGGTGCACATACAGTGA